From one Mesoplodon densirostris isolate mMesDen1 chromosome 19, mMesDen1 primary haplotype, whole genome shotgun sequence genomic stretch:
- the LOC132480282 gene encoding translationally-controlled tumor protein-like: protein MIIYRDLISHDVIFSDIYKIREVADGLCLEVEGNMVSRTEGNTDDSFIGGNASTEGPEGEGTDCTVITGVVIVMNHHLQETSFTKEAYKQCIKDYMKLIKGKLEEQRPERVKPFMTGTAEQIKHILANFKNDQFFIGENMNPDSMAALLNYLEDSATPYMIFFKDGLEMEKCQQIWLFGSITCSS from the coding sequence ATGATCATCTACCGGGACCTCATCAGCCATGATGTGATATTCTCTGACATCTACAAGATCCGGGAGGTCGCGGACGGGCTGTGTCTGGAGGTGGAGGGGAATATGGTCAGTAGGACAGAGGGTAATACTGATGACTCGTTCATTGGTGGGAATGCCTCCACTGAAGGCCCCGAGGGCGAAGGTACCGACTGTACAGTAATCACTGGTGTGGTTATTGTCATGAACCATCACTTGCAGGAAACCAGCTTCACAAAAGAAGCCTACAAGCAGTGCATCAAAGATTACATGAAGTTAATCAAAGGGAAGCTTGAAGAACAGAGACCAGAAAGAGTAAAACCTTTTATGACAGGGACTGCAGAACAAATCAAGCACATCCTTGCTAATTTCAAAAACGATCAGTTCTTTATTGGTGAAAACATGAATCCAGATAGCATGGCTGCTCTGCTGAACTACCTTGAGGATAGTGCGACCCCATATATGATTTTCTTTAAGGATGGTCTAGAAATGGAAAAATGTCAACAAATTTGGCTGTTTGGATCTATTACCTGCTCATCATAA